In Vallitalea longa, the genomic window TAACAAAGAACTATTAGAAGACCTAAATGAAATATTCAAAAACATATTACTGGAAACCCGTATTTTGGAGTAGAAGTTATTGCATTTTAACAACTGGAGAAGCAACAATAGAAATGATTGAGAAATATATTCGCTCTCAAGCAGGAGTTAAAGATTAAAAACCGTTCCGATTCATCTCCC contains:
- a CDS encoding transposase, with translation MKYSKTYYWKPVFWSRSYCILTTGEATIEMIEKYIRSQAGVKD